GTCAAGCTGCCACGGAAAGTAGGTATTTCTAAAAGTTGTCAGCATCAAAACTAAGATTATGTAAAAAGAAAAGCCCCAAACGCTAGCTTCAGACCTAATTGATCTTCTGCGGCGCACCAAAAGAAGCCAAATTAAACGCAATACAGCAAAAATTAAAAAATAAAATATTGTTTTATCCAGCGCTAATAAGGTTAATTTAACTAATGCAAAGTGGTTAATATTAGTTGCATACTGTTTAGCTAAAAAACTATAAAGTGGGCCCAAAAATAGCATACTTTGCCTCTTTCCAAAATATTCATTATAGATTATACCTATTTTCACGGCTGGAAAATCTTAAAAAAAAGATAACTCTTAGCAAATTATTGTTTTAAAAGAGGTGAACCATTAAAATTAAAAGATGTTAAAGGAGCATTATATGGAAAAAAAGAAAATTATCAGTTTTATTCAAACACGAACGGGCTTTTTAACCCTTTTAGTTGTTTGTTTCTGGCTGAAATATATTTTTGCAGCTTATTTTGATTTCAATTTAGGCTTGAGCGACCCGTATCAACATTTCATTATGTGGCTCAGTCCCGTAGGGTCCGCCATCATTTTAATCAGCTTCGGTTTTTATATTCCTAAACCGCTGATCTCTTACATCACAATGTTAATTTTAGACTTTGCCAATACGGCATTGCTTTTTGCAAATATTATCTACTATCGTCAATTTTCGGACTTTTTAACAATTAAAACGATGTCTAACGTTGGTAAAGTTTCGCAGGGTCTAGGTAAAAGTACCGTTGCCCTTCTGCATCCAACAGATATTATTATCTGGATTGATTTGATCGTTATTGTTACTTTACTGATCATTCATAAAATCAAAATTGATCAAAGATCTTACGGCTTATCCACCCCATTTGCGATTACCTCAGTAGGCGCATTTGTCCTAACCCTTAACATTTTTTTGGCAGAAACCTCTCGTCCGCGCTTATTGCGCAACACTTTTGATCGCTCCTATGTCGTTAAATACCTTGGTATTGACACCTTTACCGCTTATGATTGCTTCAAGAGTGCGCAAAATGTTCAAGTCACTAAAAATGCCAACGCTGCAGACTTGAACCAGATTTTAACTTTCACCAAAAAACAAAATGCTGCTCCATCTTCCTCATATTTTGGTATTGAGAAAAACCGCAATGTGATTATCATCCACTTAGAAAGTTTCCAGCAATTTTTAATTAATCTTAAGGTTAATGGCAAAGAAGTGACGCCGTTTCTAAATTCACTTTATCAAAATAAACATACGCTCAGCTTTAACAACTTCTACCACCAAGTTGGTCTAGGTAGAACCAGTGACGCGGAAAACATGCTAGAAACTAGTACTTACGGTATTCCCGACGGATCTTTATTCACTTCTTTAGGTTCGGAAAACACCTTTCAAGCTGCACCGCAAATTTTGCGTCAAGATGGCTATACTTCCGCTGTCTTTCACGGCAACGTCGGTAGTTTTTGGAATCGAAATGATGTTTATAAAAATATGGGCTATAATTATTTCTTTGATAAAAATTACTATAGCTCCCAAAGTAAAGATGCAAGCGGCTATGGGTTAAAAGATAAGCTGCTTTTTGCCGAAAGCGTTAAATATTTAGAGCAGATGCAGCAGCCTTTCTATGCTAAGTTCATTACGGTAACCAACCACATTCCGTTTAACTTAGATAAAGAAGACAAGGACCCTAACTTTAAGACTACAAACACTGCCGACCAAACTATCAACAATTACTTTGAAACTGCCCACTACCTAGATGAGGCATTGCGTGAATTTTTCCACTACTTGAAGTCTTCTGGTCTTTACAAAAACTCAATGGTAGTCATTTATGGTGATCACTATGGGTTAAGTAATTCTGAAAATGAAACCTTAGCACCAATTATTGGTGAAAGCTCTGACACGTGGAATACTTACAATAATGTTCAAATGCAGCGTGTTCCATTCATGATTCATGCCAATAATTTGAAAGGAAAAATTAATCATGAAATTGCTGGTGAAATTGATGTCTTGCCAACACTGATGCATTTGCTCGGTATTAACAATAAAAACTATGTCCAATTCGGTAGCGACATGCTTTCGCCTAAAAGACAAAATTGGATCGTCTTTCGTAATGGGACCATTGTCAGCTCCAGATATATCATAGTTGGTGCTAAAGGAATCAAAGGTACCGTTTATGACCGAGTTAGCGGTAAACAAATCATTAATTTTACTCCTCAAGAGAAAAAAGAAATCTCTGAGCTAGCACAAAAGGCCAAGGCATCATTACACTATTCTGACTTATTAAACAACCACAATTTGTTACGCTTCTACACCCCAACTGGCTTTGTCCCTGCTGATCCAACCCAATTTGATTATTCCGTCAATTATCAAAAAATGATCGCTATCAGAAATGAATTAGCTGGCAATTCCACCTCGCTTTATAGCAGACATCGCGGTACAACTACTAATCTTTACCGTACTGATGCCGCTGAACTAAAAGATAAAAAACAAGAAATTACCCAAGTTCCTGACAGCGTTAAAAATATTAAAGAGAATACGAAAAACAAAAACAGTTCAGAAAATACCAATAACTAAAAAGAACGCACAGACCTTTCAAAAAAACTGTGCGTTCTTTTTTTA
This is a stretch of genomic DNA from Lactobacillus crispatus. It encodes these proteins:
- a CDS encoding LTA synthase family protein; the encoded protein is MLKEHYMEKKKIISFIQTRTGFLTLLVVCFWLKYIFAAYFDFNLGLSDPYQHFIMWLSPVGSAIILISFGFYIPKPLISYITMLILDFANTALLFANIIYYRQFSDFLTIKTMSNVGKVSQGLGKSTVALLHPTDIIIWIDLIVIVTLLIIHKIKIDQRSYGLSTPFAITSVGAFVLTLNIFLAETSRPRLLRNTFDRSYVVKYLGIDTFTAYDCFKSAQNVQVTKNANAADLNQILTFTKKQNAAPSSSYFGIEKNRNVIIIHLESFQQFLINLKVNGKEVTPFLNSLYQNKHTLSFNNFYHQVGLGRTSDAENMLETSTYGIPDGSLFTSLGSENTFQAAPQILRQDGYTSAVFHGNVGSFWNRNDVYKNMGYNYFFDKNYYSSQSKDASGYGLKDKLLFAESVKYLEQMQQPFYAKFITVTNHIPFNLDKEDKDPNFKTTNTADQTINNYFETAHYLDEALREFFHYLKSSGLYKNSMVVIYGDHYGLSNSENETLAPIIGESSDTWNTYNNVQMQRVPFMIHANNLKGKINHEIAGEIDVLPTLMHLLGINNKNYVQFGSDMLSPKRQNWIVFRNGTIVSSRYIIVGAKGIKGTVYDRVSGKQIINFTPQEKKEISELAQKAKASLHYSDLLNNHNLLRFYTPTGFVPADPTQFDYSVNYQKMIAIRNELAGNSTSLYSRHRGTTTNLYRTDAAELKDKKQEITQVPDSVKNIKENTKNKNSSENTNN